Proteins from one Mycobacterium sp. SMC-2 genomic window:
- a CDS encoding alpha/beta hydrolase: MRTARIIHVIRQIGSLVVTAVTAVSTLNAYRPLARSGYLSLFSFMFGLVVTELPLQTLVSQLGGLALTARRLTRPVRIAAWTVAGVSAMGLLNFSRAGHKANVPLTEALDSGLGASRLTESGDLWRKPAGSGTAKTPGLLRMMRIYRDYAHDSNISYGEFGSANFLDIWRRPDLDLSGKAPVLFQIPGGAWTLGNKRGQAHPLMSHLAELGWICVAINYRHSPRNTWPAHIIDVKRALAWVKGHIAEYGGDPEFIAITGGSAGGHLSALAALTPNDPEFQPGFEDADTRVQAAVPFYGVYDFTRFSDAMHPMMPALLVKSVVKERPSTNMQPFITASPINHVSPDAPPFFVLHGRNDSLVPVEQARGFVERLRQVSNQPVVYAELPFTQHAFDIFGSARAAHTAVAVEQFLAQVYSTRRQANVA; the protein is encoded by the coding sequence ATGCGGACAGCTCGAATCATCCACGTCATCCGGCAGATAGGGTCGCTCGTCGTCACGGCGGTAACCGCGGTATCCACGCTCAACGCCTACCGGCCACTGGCGCGCAGCGGATACCTCTCGCTCTTCTCGTTCATGTTCGGGCTGGTCGTCACCGAGTTGCCGCTGCAGACTTTGGTCAGCCAGCTCGGCGGGCTGGCGTTGACCGCCCGTCGCCTGACGCGGCCGGTGCGGATCGCCGCGTGGACGGTGGCGGGAGTGTCGGCAATGGGCCTGCTGAACTTCAGCCGTGCCGGGCACAAGGCCAACGTGCCGCTGACCGAGGCGCTAGACAGTGGCCTGGGCGCGTCTCGTCTCACCGAATCGGGGGACCTGTGGCGTAAGCCGGCCGGCAGCGGCACCGCCAAGACACCGGGGCTGCTGCGGATGATGCGCATCTATCGCGACTACGCCCACGACTCCAACATCAGCTACGGCGAATTCGGCAGCGCCAATTTTCTGGACATCTGGCGCCGTCCCGATCTCGACCTGAGCGGCAAGGCGCCGGTGCTTTTCCAGATCCCCGGCGGCGCCTGGACGTTGGGAAACAAACGCGGGCAAGCGCATCCGTTGATGAGCCACCTTGCGGAGTTGGGCTGGATCTGCGTGGCGATCAACTACCGGCACAGCCCCCGCAACACCTGGCCCGCTCACATCATCGACGTCAAGCGCGCCCTGGCGTGGGTTAAGGGCCACATCGCCGAGTACGGCGGCGATCCCGAATTCATCGCCATCACCGGCGGTTCGGCCGGCGGCCACCTGTCGGCGTTGGCCGCGCTCACCCCCAACGACCCTGAGTTCCAGCCCGGCTTCGAGGACGCCGACACCCGGGTGCAGGCCGCCGTGCCGTTCTACGGCGTCTACGATTTCACCCGGTTCAGCGACGCGATGCACCCGATGATGCCCGCGCTGCTGGTCAAATCCGTTGTCAAGGAACGGCCGTCGACCAACATGCAGCCGTTCATCACCGCCTCGCCGATCAACCACGTTTCGCCCGACGCTCCCCCGTTCTTCGTCCTGCACGGCCGCAACGACTCGCTGGTGCCCGTCGAGCAGGCGCGTGGGTTCGTCGAGCGACTGCGGCAAGTCAGCAACCAGCCCGTCGTGTACGCCGAATTGCCGTTCACCCAGCACGCTTTCGACATCTTCGGTTCGGCCCGCGCGGCGCACACCGCGGTCGCCGTCGAGCAATTCCTGGCCCAGGTGTATTCGACGCGCCGCCAGGCCAATGTGGCTTAG
- a CDS encoding TetR/AcrR family transcriptional regulator, translating to MARERKTPAGAKRRDSYHHGDLKRALTSAALSLVAEKGPKGFTLTEAARRAGVSAAAPYRHFADKAALLATVAEQGFRDLHAGLAAAAEATPDPKDRVVELGRAYVRWAVAHPDRYQVMFGAELPKADHPELAVAGEQAFADLLDAIAACQAAGIVGGRDPRELAAPLWSLVHGVSSLAIGGELRTVGIERDPEAIVTGVVAQILGG from the coding sequence ATGGCACGTGAGCGGAAAACCCCGGCGGGTGCGAAGCGTCGGGACAGCTACCACCACGGCGACCTGAAACGCGCCCTGACCAGCGCCGCCTTGTCGCTGGTGGCCGAAAAGGGGCCCAAAGGCTTCACGCTGACCGAGGCGGCGAGGCGCGCCGGGGTCAGCGCCGCGGCCCCGTACCGGCACTTCGCGGACAAGGCCGCGCTGCTCGCGACGGTGGCCGAGCAGGGCTTCCGCGACCTGCACGCCGGCCTCGCCGCGGCCGCCGAGGCCACGCCCGACCCGAAGGACCGGGTGGTCGAACTCGGCCGCGCGTACGTGCGCTGGGCCGTCGCCCACCCGGATCGCTACCAGGTGATGTTCGGCGCCGAGCTCCCGAAGGCGGACCATCCCGAGCTGGCCGTCGCCGGCGAGCAGGCGTTCGCGGACCTTCTCGACGCGATCGCGGCGTGCCAGGCGGCGGGCATCGTCGGCGGTCGGGATCCGCGCGAGCTCGCCGCGCCGCTGTGGTCGCTGGTGCACGGCGTCTCGTCCCTGGCGATCGGCGGCGAACTACGCACCGTCGGCATCGAGCGGGACCCGGAGGCCATCGTCACCGGCGTGGTGGCCCAAATACTCGGCGGCTAA
- a CDS encoding DUF1707 domain-containing protein encodes MNQQLATPRAGDRDRERTAARLGQALAQGYLDLNEYDQRVQAVFETHTTEELRQLLADLPLERIRRADPRRRAARIEAARRGVRVHLAAYVAMTVIVLTVWAAVAATTGATYFWPIWPILGAGIGLLSHALGIRPAGTAFAKWESPCAAGYALGRTPRYTKTG; translated from the coding sequence ATGAACCAGCAACTCGCGACCCCGCGCGCCGGCGACCGCGACCGGGAGAGGACGGCCGCACGCCTCGGCCAAGCGCTCGCGCAGGGCTACCTGGATCTGAACGAATACGACCAACGGGTGCAGGCGGTCTTCGAGACACACACCACTGAGGAACTGCGCCAACTCCTCGCCGACCTGCCGCTGGAACGGATCCGGCGGGCGGACCCGCGACGTCGCGCCGCCCGCATCGAGGCCGCCCGCCGCGGCGTGCGCGTTCACCTCGCCGCCTACGTTGCGATGACCGTCATCGTGCTCACCGTGTGGGCGGCCGTCGCCGCCACCACCGGCGCCACGTACTTCTGGCCGATATGGCCCATCCTCGGCGCCGGGATCGGCCTCCTCAGCCACGCCCTCGGCATTCGCCCCGCGGGGACAGCCTTTGCGAAATGGGAAAGCCCCTGTGCCGCAGGCTATGCCTTGGGACGCACGCCGCGTTACACGAAAACCGGCTGA
- a CDS encoding protease inhibitor I42 family protein encodes MGSMTVGKIRRLVAVAMLVSPILAGCHFGSRNPPSTKTLEVPMSQVLTESDITQNITVAVGNTLILRLGSNYTTPYRWTPDTTIGDPGIIKQTSHEFVPPSSDALGAPGTEVWKFTALRPGTTTIGTSYTSFVGNDSKPACTYTATVTVQ; translated from the coding sequence ATGGGCTCGATGACTGTCGGGAAGATCAGGCGCTTGGTGGCCGTCGCGATGCTCGTTTCGCCGATCTTGGCGGGCTGCCACTTCGGGTCCAGGAACCCACCGTCGACCAAGACGCTCGAGGTGCCCATGAGCCAGGTGCTCACGGAAAGCGACATCACGCAGAACATCACCGTGGCCGTCGGCAACACGCTGATCCTCCGGTTGGGCTCGAACTACACCACCCCGTACCGGTGGACGCCGGACACGACGATCGGCGACCCGGGCATCATCAAGCAAACGAGTCACGAGTTCGTCCCACCGAGCTCCGACGCGTTGGGCGCGCCCGGAACCGAGGTGTGGAAGTTCACCGCGTTGCGGCCGGGCACGACGACGATCGGCACGTCCTACACCAGCTTCGTCGGCAATGACTCCAAGCCGGCGTGCACGTATACGGCCACCGTCACGGTGCAATAA
- a CDS encoding DUF5685 family protein: protein MFGIIRPCRHRLGDEFAAAWRAQLCGLCLALRDDYGQAARIATNYDGLVVSLLVEAQSAGQPTRRTAGRCPLRGMRRADVATGECARLAAVVSLALAAARVRDHIDDRDGMVGVAGVRPAARRIAERWVRQGTDTGRSLGFDTGKLVAAMDRQAALESQARPGSSLLLVTEPTETAVAEAFAHTAVLAGRPDNGMPLREVGRLFGRVAHLLDAVEDYRDDVARGKWNPLAATATPVAAARALCDDAVLGIELALADVSFTDRRLVDRLLIGEVRRAINRTFAQAGYRAQSGTPHGQQGPINFGDQPFEPAVGEGIPGRKRRGGGTGSCWCCCDGCDCCCECDDCCCDCT from the coding sequence ATGTTTGGCATCATCCGGCCCTGCCGTCACCGGCTTGGCGACGAGTTCGCAGCGGCCTGGAGAGCGCAACTGTGCGGGTTATGTCTGGCGCTGCGTGACGACTACGGCCAAGCCGCCCGCATCGCCACCAACTACGACGGGTTGGTGGTCTCGTTGCTGGTCGAAGCGCAGTCGGCCGGGCAGCCGACCCGCCGCACGGCCGGGCGGTGCCCGTTGCGGGGGATGCGCCGCGCCGACGTGGCCACCGGCGAATGCGCGCGGCTGGCCGCGGTGGTGTCGTTGGCGCTGGCCGCGGCGCGAGTCCGCGACCATATCGACGACCGCGACGGCATGGTGGGCGTGGCCGGGGTGCGCCCGGCGGCGCGCCGCATCGCCGAACGCTGGGTGCGCCAGGGCACCGACACCGGTCGCTCCCTGGGCTTCGACACCGGGAAGCTCGTCGCCGCGATGGACCGCCAGGCCGCGCTCGAATCGCAGGCCCGTCCGGGCAGCTCACTGTTGCTGGTGACCGAGCCCACCGAGACCGCCGTCGCCGAAGCGTTCGCCCACACCGCCGTGCTGGCCGGCCGCCCCGACAACGGGATGCCGCTGCGCGAGGTGGGGCGGCTATTCGGCAGGGTGGCCCACCTGCTCGATGCGGTCGAGGACTACCGCGACGACGTCGCGCGAGGCAAGTGGAACCCGTTGGCCGCCACCGCAACTCCCGTCGCGGCCGCCCGTGCTCTGTGTGACGACGCGGTCTTGGGCATCGAGCTGGCGCTGGCCGACGTGTCGTTTACCGACAGGCGTTTGGTCGATCGGCTGTTGATCGGCGAGGTGCGCCGCGCGATCAACCGCACTTTCGCGCAGGCCGGTTACCGCGCACAAAGCGGAACGCCGCACGGCCAGCAGGGACCGATCAACTTCGGCGACCAACCGTTTGAGCCCGCGGTCGGGGAGGGAATTCCGGGCCGCAAGCGGCGCGGAGGCGGCACCGGCAGCTGCTGGTGCTGCTGCGATGGCTGCGATTGCTGCTGCGAGTGCGACGACTGCTGCTGCGATTGCACTTGA
- a CDS encoding Na+/H+ antiporter, which translates to MFGLVLIVALVSTVIVGTVLGRRYRVGPPVLLIVLGTLLGLIPSFGHVHINGEIVLLLFLPAILYWEGLNTSFREIRANARIIVFLSVALVIATAVAVSWTARALGMDSHAAAVLGAVLSPTDAAAVAGLAKKLPRRSVTVLKAESLINDGTALVLFAVTVHVAIGGSAITPADLVGRFVGSYLGGIAAGLLVGGAVTLLRKRLDAPQEEGALSLLTPFAAFLLAQSMDCSGVVAVMVAALMLAYAGPVVIRARSRLQAYAFWDSATFLLNGSLWVFVGVQIPGALRGIAGVGGGVRHALFIALAVTGVVILSRIFWGEITVLLIRLIDRREAQRERRVSWRQRFVTAWAGFRGAVSLAAALAVPATTLGGAPFPDRSLLIFVVVFVILTTVLVQGTTLPAVVRWAKMPEDVAHAEELQLARTRGVRAALDALPSVADEVGISDDLRRRLQKEYEEKAALTLATEGDSTNSHLVKRKELVRRVRLGVLESKRREITALRNQNLIDDIVLRELQNEMDLEEIQLLGAAENE; encoded by the coding sequence GTGTTTGGCCTCGTCCTGATCGTTGCGCTCGTCTCCACCGTCATCGTCGGGACGGTCCTGGGGCGGCGCTATCGCGTTGGTCCCCCGGTGCTGCTGATCGTGCTCGGCACGTTGCTGGGTTTGATCCCAAGCTTCGGCCACGTGCACATCAACGGTGAGATCGTGCTGCTGCTGTTCCTGCCGGCCATCCTCTACTGGGAGGGCCTGAACACCAGCTTCCGCGAGATCCGGGCGAACGCACGCATCATCGTGTTCCTGAGCGTGGCGCTGGTGATCGCGACGGCCGTCGCGGTGTCGTGGACGGCGCGGGCGCTGGGCATGGACTCCCACGCGGCGGCCGTGCTGGGCGCGGTGCTGTCCCCCACCGACGCCGCCGCCGTGGCCGGCTTGGCGAAGAAGTTGCCCCGCCGGTCGGTCACCGTGCTCAAGGCCGAGAGTCTGATCAACGACGGCACGGCCCTGGTCCTGTTCGCGGTCACGGTCCACGTCGCGATCGGCGGATCCGCGATCACCCCGGCCGACCTGGTCGGCCGGTTCGTCGGCTCCTACCTCGGCGGGATCGCCGCCGGGCTCTTGGTCGGTGGCGCGGTTACGTTGCTGCGCAAGAGACTTGACGCGCCCCAAGAGGAAGGGGCGTTGAGCCTGCTGACGCCGTTCGCGGCGTTCCTGCTGGCGCAGAGCATGGACTGCAGCGGGGTTGTCGCGGTCATGGTCGCCGCCCTGATGCTCGCCTACGCCGGGCCGGTGGTGATCCGCGCGCGATCCCGCCTGCAGGCGTACGCGTTCTGGGACAGCGCGACCTTCCTGCTCAACGGCTCGTTGTGGGTGTTCGTCGGCGTCCAGATACCGGGAGCGCTGCGCGGCATCGCCGGCGTGGGCGGCGGGGTTCGCCACGCGCTGTTCATTGCGCTCGCCGTCACCGGCGTGGTGATCCTGTCGCGGATTTTCTGGGGCGAGATCACGGTGCTGCTGATCCGGCTGATCGACCGCCGGGAGGCGCAGCGCGAACGTCGCGTCAGCTGGCGTCAGCGCTTCGTCACCGCGTGGGCGGGGTTCCGCGGGGCCGTGTCGCTGGCCGCCGCGCTTGCCGTCCCGGCGACCACGCTCGGCGGCGCGCCGTTCCCCGACCGCAGCCTGCTCATTTTCGTCGTGGTTTTCGTGATTCTGACGACCGTCCTGGTTCAGGGCACCACGCTGCCGGCCGTGGTCCGCTGGGCCAAGATGCCCGAGGACGTTGCCCACGCCGAGGAATTGCAGCTGGCCCGCACCCGGGGCGTCCGAGCCGCCCTCGACGCGCTGCCGTCCGTTGCCGACGAGGTCGGCATCAGTGACGACCTGCGGCGGCGGCTGCAGAAGGAGTACGAGGAAAAGGCCGCGCTGACCCTGGCCACCGAGGGCGACTCGACGAACAGCCACCTGGTCAAGCGCAAGGAGCTGGTCCGCCGGGTGCGACTGGGTGTGCTGGAGAGCAAACGCCGCGAGATCACCGCGCTGCGCAACCAAAACCTGATCGACGACATCGTGCTGCGCGAGCTGCAGAACGAAATGGACCTCGAGGAGATCCAACTGCTCGGCGCCGCCGAGAACGAGTAA
- a CDS encoding AAA family ATPase, which produces MLQTVAIRGYRSLREVILPVGRLSVVTGANGAGKSSLYRALRLLADCGRGEVIASLAREGGLQSALWAGPEELKGARRTGRVEGTVRTRPVSLELGFASDDFGYLVDLGMPQMAGPKSAFGRDPEIKREALFAGPVLRAGTTLVRRTRDFAEVSADSGRGFDELSHSLPSYRSVLAEYAHPHALPELAAVRERLRGWRFYDGFRVDAGAPARHPQVGTRTPVLSDDGSDLAAAIQTIIEAGFDDLSRAVADAFDGATVSVAVHDGLFDLQLRQRGMLRPLRSAELSDGTLRLLLWAAALSSPQAPSLMVLNEPETSLHPDLVHPLAGLIRTAAARTQVLVVTHSRALLEFLDTVPVADADGSDRAVEIELCKEWGETRVAGQELVTTPPWDWGKR; this is translated from the coding sequence ATGTTGCAGACGGTGGCGATCCGCGGGTATCGCTCGCTGCGCGAGGTGATCCTGCCGGTGGGTCGGCTATCGGTGGTTACCGGCGCCAACGGGGCCGGCAAGTCGTCGCTATACCGTGCGTTGCGGCTGCTGGCCGATTGCGGCCGCGGCGAGGTGATCGCGTCGCTCGCCCGCGAGGGCGGGCTGCAGTCCGCGCTGTGGGCCGGACCCGAGGAGCTCAAGGGCGCCCGCCGGACCGGGAGGGTTGAGGGCACGGTGCGCACCCGGCCGGTCTCCCTCGAATTGGGCTTCGCCTCAGACGATTTCGGCTATCTCGTCGACCTGGGCATGCCGCAGATGGCGGGGCCGAAGTCGGCCTTCGGCCGTGACCCCGAGATCAAGCGGGAAGCGTTGTTCGCCGGCCCGGTGCTGCGCGCCGGCACGACGCTCGTGCGCCGCACGCGCGATTTCGCCGAGGTGAGCGCGGACTCCGGCCGCGGGTTCGACGAGTTGTCCCACTCGCTGCCGTCGTACCGCAGCGTGTTGGCCGAGTACGCCCACCCGCACGCGCTCCCCGAACTCGCGGCCGTCCGGGAGCGGTTGCGCGGGTGGCGGTTCTACGACGGCTTCCGCGTCGACGCGGGGGCGCCGGCGCGGCACCCGCAGGTGGGGACGCGCACCCCGGTGCTCTCCGATGACGGCAGCGACTTGGCCGCAGCGATCCAGACCATCATCGAGGCCGGTTTCGACGACCTGAGCCGCGCCGTCGCCGACGCGTTCGACGGCGCAACGGTTTCCGTCGCCGTCCACGACGGGCTCTTCGATCTGCAGCTGCGTCAGCGGGGCATGCTGCGACCGCTGCGGTCTGCCGAATTGTCCGACGGCACACTGCGACTCCTGCTGTGGGCCGCCGCGCTGTCGAGCCCGCAGGCGCCGTCGCTGATGGTGCTCAACGAACCCGAGACCTCACTGCATCCCGATCTGGTGCATCCGCTCGCGGGGCTGATCCGCACCGCCGCAGCGCGCACACAGGTCCTGGTGGTCACCCATTCGCGTGCTCTGCTCGAATTCCTGGACACCGTGCCGGTGGCCGACGCCGACGGGAGCGACCGAGCCGTCGAGATCGAGCTGTGCAAAGAGTGGGGCGAGACGCGCGTCGCCGGTCAGGAATTGGTGACCACGCCGCCCTGGGACTGGGGCAAGCGGTAG
- a CDS encoding glycosyltransferase, whose protein sequence is MRVAQVANFYGPRSGGLRTAVDRLGAEYCAGGHEVFLIVPGQRAERSRLHTGVVRITLPARLIPLTGGYRAVMPGPVKALLRALRPDALEVSDRLTLRSLGKWGRDHGATTVMISHERLDRLVGQILPHRAAVKFADLANARTAADYDTVVCTTGFAREEFDRIGATNTVTVPLGVDLQTFHPRRHSYLLRRRWAAPTQLLVVHCGRLSVEKRVDRSIDAIGELRHAGVDARLVVVGEGPLRARLERQAARLPVDFTGFVSDRRTVAGLLASADVTLAPGPHETFGLAALESLACGTPAVVSRTSALTEIITPDSGASADNHPAAIARAVSAVTSRPEHHRRVSARRRAEDFTWHRAATGMLASLGAPALPDHRGDSEHTA, encoded by the coding sequence ATGCGCGTTGCACAGGTCGCCAATTTCTACGGCCCTCGCTCCGGCGGCCTTCGCACCGCGGTGGATCGACTGGGCGCCGAATATTGCGCCGGCGGGCACGAGGTGTTCCTGATCGTTCCCGGTCAGCGCGCCGAGCGCAGCCGGCTGCACACCGGCGTGGTGCGAATCACCCTGCCGGCCCGGCTGATTCCCCTCACCGGTGGCTATCGCGCGGTTATGCCCGGCCCGGTCAAGGCGCTGCTGCGGGCTTTGCGGCCCGACGCGCTGGAGGTCTCCGACCGGCTCACGCTGCGCTCACTGGGCAAGTGGGGTCGCGACCATGGCGCCACGACCGTGATGATCTCCCACGAGCGGTTGGATCGGCTTGTGGGACAAATACTTCCGCACCGGGCCGCGGTAAAGTTCGCCGATCTGGCCAACGCGCGCACCGCGGCCGATTACGACACAGTGGTGTGCACCACCGGTTTCGCGCGCGAGGAATTCGACCGAATCGGTGCGACCAACACCGTGACCGTCCCGCTGGGTGTGGACCTGCAGACCTTTCACCCGCGCCGGCACTCGTACCTGCTGCGGCGACGCTGGGCCGCACCGACGCAGCTGCTGGTGGTTCATTGCGGCCGGCTGTCGGTGGAAAAGCGCGTCGACCGCAGCATCGACGCGATCGGCGAGTTGCGCCACGCCGGGGTCGATGCCCGGCTCGTCGTGGTGGGCGAGGGTCCGTTGCGGGCCCGGCTGGAGCGACAGGCCGCCCGGCTGCCGGTTGACTTCACCGGCTTCGTCTCCGACCGGCGCACGGTGGCCGGGCTTCTAGCGTCGGCCGACGTGACGCTGGCGCCCGGGCCGCACGAGACGTTCGGGCTGGCCGCGCTGGAGTCGCTGGCCTGCGGGACGCCGGCCGTGGTCTCGCGCACCTCGGCGCTGACCGAGATCATCACCCCGGACAGCGGCGCTTCGGCGGACAACCACCCGGCCGCGATCGCGCGTGCGGTCAGCGCCGTCACCAGTCGTCCCGAACACCACCGCCGCGTCTCCGCTCGACGCCGCGCCGAGGACTTCACCTGGCATCGCGCGGCGACGGGCATGCTGGCCTCGTTGGGGGCGCCGGCACTGCCCGATCACCGCGGCGATTCCGAACACACCGCATAA
- a CDS encoding MPT63 family protein, giving the protein MKITTMIMTVAAVVMTAIGVSGVPTASATYPVVGKLGSELTMTDSVGQVVLAWTVSNLQPSTDATPGYTPTGKLWEATATVRSIRGTVTPAISQFNAVAPNAAAYRVLWYVASPTNISGATIPDGAQATGKIHFDVTGPAPTTVTMNNGMEDLLIWGP; this is encoded by the coding sequence GTGAAAATCACCACGATGATCATGACGGTAGCAGCCGTCGTAATGACCGCGATTGGTGTGAGCGGCGTGCCGACTGCATCGGCCACCTATCCCGTTGTCGGCAAACTGGGTAGCGAACTGACGATGACCGACAGCGTCGGCCAGGTTGTCCTTGCGTGGACGGTCAGCAACCTCCAGCCCAGCACCGACGCAACCCCCGGCTACACCCCGACGGGCAAGCTATGGGAAGCCACGGCTACCGTCAGGTCGATCCGGGGCACTGTTACTCCAGCAATTTCGCAGTTCAATGCCGTCGCCCCGAATGCGGCCGCCTATCGGGTCCTGTGGTACGTCGCGAGCCCGACGAACATCAGTGGGGCAACCATTCCCGACGGCGCGCAGGCGACCGGCAAAATCCACTTCGACGTCACGGGTCCGGCGCCGACCACAGTGACGATGAACAACGGGATGGAAGACCTGCTCATTTGGGGACCGTAA
- a CDS encoding sulfurtransferase, with protein MEARDQVLITVAELAELIEAGDPLAILDVRWRLDEPDGRPAYLRGHLPGAVYASLEDELSDHTVAGRGRHPLPSGSELQAAARRWGVRRDSPVVVYDDWNRAGSARAWWVLTAAGLPNVRILDGGLAAWRSAGRGLETGPVTPQPGNVTVLHDDLYAGCRPTLTAEQAGTGDVTLLDARAPERFRGEVEPLDPAAGHIPGATNLPSTAVLAADGTFVGGDALVRLLADCGIESDGALAAYCGSGVTASVTIAALAALGREAALFPGSWSEWCSDPGRAVAVGPG; from the coding sequence GTGGAAGCCCGAGACCAGGTTTTGATCACCGTCGCGGAGTTGGCTGAGCTCATCGAGGCCGGCGATCCGTTAGCCATCCTTGACGTCCGTTGGCGGCTCGACGAGCCCGACGGGCGGCCGGCCTACCTGCGGGGCCACCTCCCGGGCGCGGTGTACGCGTCCCTCGAGGACGAACTGAGCGATCACACGGTCGCCGGACGCGGCCGCCACCCGCTGCCGTCGGGGAGCGAGCTCCAGGCCGCCGCCCGCCGATGGGGGGTCCGGCGGGACTCGCCGGTGGTGGTCTATGACGACTGGAATCGCGCCGGTTCGGCGCGCGCCTGGTGGGTGTTGACGGCCGCCGGCCTGCCGAACGTCCGCATTCTGGACGGTGGGCTGGCCGCCTGGCGCTCGGCCGGCCGTGGCCTCGAAACCGGCCCTGTCACACCGCAACCCGGAAATGTGACTGTGCTGCACGATGATCTGTATGCCGGATGCCGACCCACCCTGACGGCCGAGCAAGCCGGCACCGGCGACGTGACGTTGCTCGATGCGCGAGCGCCCGAGCGCTTCCGCGGCGAGGTCGAACCGCTCGACCCCGCCGCCGGGCACATCCCCGGGGCCACGAACCTGCCGAGCACCGCCGTCCTGGCCGCCGACGGCACGTTCGTCGGCGGCGACGCGCTCGTCCGACTGCTGGCCGACTGCGGGATCGAGTCTGACGGCGCGCTGGCCGCCTACTGCGGCTCGGGCGTGACCGCCAGCGTCACGATCGCCGCGCTCGCGGCGCTGGGCCGGGAAGCAGCCCTTTTTCCCGGGTCGTGGTCCGAGTGGTGTTCGGACCCGGGCCGCGCGGTCGCCGTCGGACCCGGATAA
- a CDS encoding 5'-methylthioadenosine/S-adenosylhomocysteine nucleosidase, translating to MGVARRTLVLSAFPAEADAVLSHTTLDPDPVVIADRRHFYLGAIAGTKVIVAMTGIGLVNAVDTTAVACARFALGAVVFSGVAGGAGRTSIADVAVPARWTLDNGNTFHPVDPAMLATAEKLSVPLESVVRRIDLRRRPQVVVGGDGCSWDNNNGVAFPCIPNGGDVFGCQPRSAPDRSLRYTGNFRRAAGPWLRSALISNLNVVSTADPAFDATDMETAAAQGVADAHGIPFLGIRGITDGPGDPLHLPGFPVQFFRYKRIAANNAARVTAAFLRSWTGA from the coding sequence GTGGGTGTGGCACGACGCACGCTGGTGTTGTCCGCGTTTCCGGCCGAGGCCGACGCGGTGCTGTCGCACACCACGCTCGATCCCGATCCGGTGGTGATCGCCGACCGTCGGCACTTCTATCTCGGCGCGATCGCCGGCACGAAGGTGATCGTGGCGATGACCGGCATCGGCCTGGTGAACGCCGTCGACACCACCGCGGTAGCCTGCGCCCGATTCGCCCTTGGCGCGGTGGTATTTTCGGGCGTCGCCGGCGGGGCGGGGCGCACCAGCATCGCGGACGTGGCCGTACCGGCGCGCTGGACACTGGACAACGGCAACACGTTTCACCCGGTGGATCCCGCCATGCTGGCGACGGCCGAGAAGCTCTCTGTCCCACTGGAAAGCGTCGTCCGGAGGATCGATCTGCGACGCCGGCCGCAAGTCGTGGTCGGCGGTGACGGTTGCAGCTGGGACAACAACAACGGCGTGGCGTTCCCGTGCATCCCGAACGGCGGCGACGTTTTCGGCTGCCAGCCCCGCAGCGCGCCGGACCGATCGCTCCGCTATACCGGCAACTTCCGGCGGGCGGCGGGCCCCTGGCTGAGAAGCGCCCTGATCAGCAACCTGAACGTCGTCTCGACGGCGGACCCGGCCTTTGACGCGACGGACATGGAGACCGCGGCCGCGCAGGGCGTGGCCGACGCGCACGGTATCCCGTTCCTTGGCATCCGGGGCATTACGGACGGCCCGGGCGACCCACTTCACCTGCCGGGCTTCCCCGTCCAGTTCTTCCGCTACAAGCGGATCGCCGCCAACAACGCCGCGCGGGTGACCGCTGCCTTCCTGCGGAGCTGGACGGGTGCCTGA